Within Homo sapiens chromosome 2, GRCh38.p14 Primary Assembly, the genomic segment gccaagatccGTTTTCTTTGTGTGGCAGGGAACAGTTTCATCAGCAAAGAGGAAAGGGCTTCTTTCTTCCAACTTATGAAAAGGGGGGATTGGGTCATGTTTCCATCCTTGGACTAAACACGGAGGCTGGGAAAAACAggataatgtaaaaaaaaaaaaacaagaaaacaaaaaacccagctgggtgcggtggctcatgcctataatcccagcactttaggaggctgaggcaggtagatcacaaggtcaggaggccaagatggtgaaaccccgtttctactaaaaatacaaaaattagctgggcatggtggcgggcgcctataatcctggctgctcgggaggctgacacagagagttgcttgaacctgggaggtggaggttgcagtgggccaagatcatgccactgcactccagcctgggtgacagagtgagacttcatctcaaaaaacaaaacaaaaaaacaaaaacaaaaaactgccccccaccccggccaaaaaaaaccacacacttgGTTGGAAGTGAGAAGGGTGAGTCTCCCTAATTAGGATAACTTCTATTAACAGATGATGATGATAGATTGTAAGGGGGCTggacaaaaataataaacatccattacaaaaaaacagctaaaaatatatgtgtacatttacTATTGTACACAGATGCTATTCAGCAAAATGCTTATAGCTTTAATTTTTCCCATACTTTGAAAATTTCCAAGTGCTTTCTTatcttttatgaaataaaattagtaggatacctttctttcttcctttttttttgagacgaagtttcactcttgttgcccaggctggagcgcagtggcgtgatctctgctcactgcaacctctgcctgccaggtttaagcgattctcctgcctcagcctcccaagtagctgggattacaggcacctgccaccacgcccggctaatttttgtatatttagtagagacagggtttcaccatgttgaccaggctggtcttgaacttctgacctgaggtgatccacccaccttggtctcccaaagtgctgggattacaggcgtgagccatggcgcacAGCCCCTTTCTTTTGTTAAGAGTAAATGGGCAGAAGAGAATGTTGTTGGGTCTAGAAATTATACTCTATGATCATCAGTGGAATTGGAGAGAAGACATAGGAAGAGACAGGCTATCAGTCTTCAAATATCTGGCAATCATAGACAGGAAGGACTGAATCAGCCTGGTTCTAGAGGGTGGAAGTGGGGCTAGAAGGCAAACGTTACAGAGAGGTGGTCTTCAGTGCAAGCCTAGACTACAACTGGACTGTTCTGTGACATAACAGAGATGCTATTAGTAGAAGTACAGGATTTCAGCTTGGGCTGGCTGACTGACAGTGTTCCTATTGAGAAAATTACTGAATAGTCCTGGACACTTGACTGCCTGATTTTCAAGGACTCTTCCAACTCTAAGAAGATAGTAGGAGACAATTAATTATCTACTGCTTGATTCAACATACAGAATTTGCATATAGTGGGGCATCTTTCTAATATTTGCCTATTTGTTAAATATTGGTTTCCTGGATTCTTATATTTAATGCTATAGAGAACAGTTTTTAAGAAGAAAACCCCACACTAACTAAAGCAGTTTGTAGACACTTTTTTACTATGGTGGTAACCACAGATTCAGAATAAACAATTTGTTATAGTGAGTAGCATATAATCTGTttttatgaaaaaagagaaacaaaagtttttaaaagttaaaataaaggtTCCTAAAAAGTTATAAACTTTAACAAAGACAAGTGTTAAGGATTCTTTAGaataacagttttctttttaatatggagaaaacaaaaaggagcTGAAAGTCCTTTGTCTTGCTATCTAAGAATAGCACACTAGATGGTGCTATAAGGCTGTCAGAAAGAGAGTTTTACCAGGCTAGTGTGGCATTCTGATGGTAAAGTGTTCTGGAAACTTTCCACTTACTTTCAGCTCCTGAGAGCCGTTCCaggtttatataaaattaatgggAATCTCAATTGGACAAACTTTAGCCCTGAGATGACATTAACTTAAAACTAAACCACAGGcttaacacattaaaaatagtTTCACTATTTGACATTTCAATCTGATTCCACTGAAATAGAAATGTTAAAGTCATTAAAATGtcaatgtattaatttaaatgtattgctATTAATTTCACTTAGCTAGTCTTCCCATGAGCCTAGTTATAACCACCACTTAATGAATCTTTAAGTCAGTTTAAAGTGGCTTCCTGAAATTTTGAATTATCATTAAGCTGAACATACAAATCACTCTTACATTTAGTATTGCAAATATATTAACACAAATACATGAAACATTGTATTTGGAAATCACTCTATCagtatattatttcttataaaaataacatttcatgaTTTTTCCACATtacaataaaaccagaaaaattttactaaagtgcaaaacaaaaataaagctttacttttataatagttccatttcattttcttttaaaaaggtgaaCAACAAAATGAACGAATAAAGATATCGCTTTTGCAACCTAAGAGTCATTTAAGTTTTAAACTTTCAAAGACCTgagatttgtgattttttttccccttatcttTCCAGTTCTGCTTCTAGAATTTCCCCCCATGTATCTGCATCCATTGGGTACATGATTTTTTCTGGTAGGCTAATGGGAGAACAAATGTTGCTGTATCTGCCACTTAGCCATTCGTGTTTCACTTTACTCTTCTGGTAATTCCTCAGCAGTATCACCTGAAAGAGGTAAATCACCGTTAAAAAAGACTGTAGTAGGTGGTTGGTTAGTGAATGTGTTTAAAGCAAGAGAAGCAGATTGACAGGGCTGAAAAAAAgagtatttacatttatatatacgtacattaataaatgtatgtgtctgtgtacgtgtgtgtatgtatatgtgtatttatactgAGTGGCATAAGGTGAAGTGGAAAGAAGGAGCTAATTCCCTTCTGGTTAACGCAGGAAAATTCCcgaatttagaattttaaaaatgcaaaaggatAAATGAAAGATAGTGTGGAAACAGTGTGGTTAGCAGGAAAAGACTAATAACTTTAACTCATTTCCAAGAGTCAACACACTGTCTGTGTTATTCTGCATATGTAATTCTGACTCCTCCAAGCAGAAGTTAGAATTGGCGCAAACCTGCTATCATAACGCTGTCAACAACACTGCAGATCGCAAAGATTAAACTTACCCTCCAGGAATAACCACTTTCTAGATCATCATCTATTTCTCTTCGGCACACAGCTCTTACAGTCATGCAGTGAGGTTTCCATAAAGAGTCACTGTTTCTTATTGTGTCATTCCAGCTCCTGCATGTCAATGAAGCCCTGCACAGACTCCGAATGTCCAGctgactgaaaattttaaaagtgatttctGCAGGCAGCAGTTCAAAAAAGTTGTTTTgactctcatttttttccttctcagcaTCCACAGAGTTCGCTTCTGTGTGAGAAACTCTTAAATTATTGTTTCTCTTGGAGTTTTTATGCATAGCTTAATGTTTTAAGTTATCCTCATATGTAACCTAAAAGGCAAAATTTAAACATGCTCAGTCTCCAAATAGGAGTATAAATCCTACTTTAAGTCAGATGCTTTTTGGGTATAATTTAAGAACTCTTTCTTGACTTTAGCTTctcaatctgtaaaatgggccaatgcTGCCGCTCTCCTGAAAGTTCTTGCAAGGATTAACAGTGATAGTGGGTAAAATATCTAGTCTTGCTACATCTGAATTGCACATGGGAGGCACCCAACATGTTAGtttcactctcacccaggctggagtgcagatgtgtcataatagctcactgcagcctcaaactccagcctcaagcgattctcttgacTCAGCGTACCCCgcccctctttaaaaaaaaaaaaaagaaaaaaaaaaaaacagaaaaccaaaaactgttTTACGGAGAAAtggttcttgctatgttgtccaggctggtcttgaactcttgtcctcaagcaatccttctgcctcagcctcccagagtgctgggatgacaggtatgagccaccatacccggtaCTTTTGTACCTTTGAAAATGTATATGAGTCAATCCTATTAAACTCCTGAATACTTGTTGTACATGGGAACTGATGCCTCATCATTAATTTGCAATTTGTGACTTAATCATAAACTTGCTGGACTTCTAGTTGTTTATATAAGAATTTTATCTACTTGTATCTTATAGGTAGGTAGGTGCTTACATTTGACACAACTACTATCTGAAATGGACAAGAAGATGAGATCTGGATTATGAAACAAAGTCTCAAATATTCAACTCAGTCATAAGAGTAGTGTTTTAGAAATGGCCCCTTGAAGCTATCCTACATGCATAATTACAAGCTAAGGATAATAGTCACTGAAGACATCAAGCAACAGTGAGTGACAACTGTAAACAATGTTTAGAACTCAGCTAGGTACAGTATGTGACTCTTTGAAGCCCAGATTTAAAGCTCAGTTTCAGCTAATTTACCTAAGGTGAATGGTGTAGGCTTCCCAAATCAGTTGAAAGCATGACTGGGTACATCACCATCCTTGAGTTACTTTTGTATATAAAGACAGCTTGTATTCACTTAAAATCAGTTTATTCCATTTTGCACTTCCTTTTATAACGGGGGTTGGTTGTGCAAGAGGAGAGGTTTGAGGTAAATACTTCTTTTAACTCAGCTGAACACAAATCTCTTTTCTAGACGAGCTACTCAGCTATGTTTTCGGACTTGCCAAGACCACGGTGGCTCCCATTCATGATCCAGATTAGCTGTGGTGGCTGGAACTGCAGTCTGTGTTCAACAGAGGTCTTCTTCTTGAGGGTTAGGAGAAGTAAGAAAGCAAACGTAAAAACGGGTGAGTCAAGAGCAAGTTTTTGCCATGCACCTTGGCCCCTCCCACCACCAATACAAACCAAAGCCAAACCACAACGTTCTTGAAAAGAATCTCACATTAGGAAAACGTTACAGTGCATTTAAACGTTACAGTGTGTTTATCCACTTCTCCCAGGATCTTACTGGGAGAATAAAATGCGTCCCCTTGTGGAATTCCTGTAACGGGAATGAAGGCTTTTGAATTTCACAGCAGGGGATACCTTTGCGAGTTTCTAAAATCCCACTAGGAATCTTTCTTCTACGTCCAGGTTCGCCTGGATGCCTGGAAACGACCCCTCTTCTGCCCTTTCTCCTTTATGAACTGAGCTTTCCTGAATTCTCTCTCAAGTGAAGTAAAAGCTCGTCCCCCTTTCAACTATCATTCGGAGGGATAGATCGGCGGCAGCGCAGTCGGAGGGGCGGGGAGCCCCACTCCGTCCAAATCCCGCGGGTCAGGGCTAATCA encodes:
- the FBXO48 gene encoding F-box only protein 48 isoform X1 — protein: MHKNSKRNNNLRVSHTEANSVDAEKEKNESQNNFFELLPAEITFKIFSQLDIRSLCRASLTCRSWNDTIRNSDSLWKPHCMTVRAVCRREIDDDLESGYSWRVILLRNYQKSKVKHEWLSGRYSNICSPISLPEKIMYPMDADTWGEILEAELER